A single genomic interval of Dysidea avara chromosome 6, odDysAvar1.4, whole genome shotgun sequence harbors:
- the LOC136259266 gene encoding uncharacterized protein — MTVASPANVDTAIPKEYAPFISSGVVALLGSGESIPITILRDTGAVQSLILESTLPFSDDSAVGQEVTLQGVELGHVSVPLHSVHLKCNLVDGPVIVGVRPSLPVRGISVILGNDLAGQRVTATDTMTISSMSVGVVTRAMAKRQANEADGDNSHGEFSTVEENVVDDEHSCNVEKQPVNQASTEDVSPLTFTHQEVLREQSDDPEIQQPCQYALNEHEVDTVPRGYFMKDGVLMRKWRPPTVPASHAWSVIYQIVVPQKYRSTVLSLAHDTPMAGHLGVNKTHRRVLNHFYSPGISRDVKKFCKSCHTCQVVGRPTRNPRGPLKLLKETLLKEEHQHESVLSHTCDVRYRLHKANKFAQENLKIAQTGMKTWYDQKARERSFQPGDCVLALLPVHGSPLEARYCGPYTVLEKSNDVSYIISTPERRKSRRLCHINMLKRYHCQSDLEEKPTALTTVIQQEQVVEPDTNGEVMRLSNSEILTNLDEKLKHLSPPEKTQIESLLHEFMAIFPDAPGITTAAVHAVDVGEAVPIKQHPYRVNPVKRDYIRKEMAYMMEHGIVEPSQSPWSSPCVLVPKADGTWRFCTDFRKANNVTKSDCFPLPRIEDCIDRIGSSQFVSKFDLLKGYWQVPLSERAKAIYLLSQRLMACTNGCAAYLDVMVFSHSWEQHVDQLRSFLHRLQKDKGQVAPVSTKIEAITRFPVPANKKDLMRFLGMAGYYRKFCHHFSSIAEPLTALLKAGVNFVWTDRCQDAFERINSIYVDASDIGLGAVLLQEDVEGQDHPICFFSRKFNCHQRNYCTSEKETLALILSLQHFEVYLSSTVAPVLVFTDYIQQMKDRNQKLLRWSLFLQKFQLEIRHVKGKNNVVADALSRAM; from the exons ATGACTGTAGCATCACCAGCCAATGTTGATACAGCAATTCCTAAGGAATATGCTCCATTTATTTCATCTGGTGTGGTAGCATTGCTAGGTTCAGGAGAGAGTATCCCAATTACAATTCTCAGGGACACTGGAGCAGTCCAGTCATTGATTTTAGAAAGTACCTTGCCTTTTTCTGATGATTCTGCTGTAGGACAGGAAGTAACCTTACAAGGAGTGGAGCTGGGTCACGTGAGTGTACCATTACATAGTGTTCACTTAAAGTGTAATCTGGTAGATGGTCCTGTTATTGTGGGAGTCAGACCTTCTCTCCCTGTAAGAGGCATATCTGTGATCCTAGGTAATGACTTAGCTGGCCAACGAGTGACTGCCACTGATACAATGACTATCTCTTCCATGTCTGTGGGAGTAGTTACTAGAGCTATGGCTAAAAGGCAAGCGAATGAAGCAGACGGTGATAACTCACATGGTGAATTCTCCACTGTTGAAGAAAACGTGGTAGATGATGAACATTCCTGTAATGTTGAGAAGCAACCTGTTAATCAGGCAAGTACAGAAGATGTGTCCCCGCTTACCTTTACACACCAAGAGGTTTTGCGGGAGCAGTCTGATGATCCAGAAATACAGCAACCTTGCCAGTATGCACTCAATGAGCACGAAGTAGATACTGTACCCAGGGGTTACTTTATGAAGGATGGTGTGCTTATGAGGAAATGGAGGCCTCCCACGGTACCAGCCTCACATGCGTGGAGTGTGATTTATCAGATTGTGGTACCCCAGAAATATCGTAGTACTGTATTGAGTCTGGCTCATGACACGCCCATGGCTGGTCATTTGGGAGTGAATAAAACACATCGCCGGGTTCTCAATCATTTTTACTCGCCAGGCATAAGTAGAGATGTTAAGAAGTTTTGTAAGAGCTGCCACACCTGTCAAGTGGTAGGAAGGCCAACCAGAAACCCAAG GGGTCCTTTGAAGTTACTGAAAGAGACGTTGTTGAAGGAGGAACACCAACATGAGAGTGTTCTTAGTCACACTTGTGATGTTCGTTATAGACTACATAAGGCGAATAAGTTTGCTCAGGAAAACCTGAAGATTGCTCAGACTGGTATGAAAACCTGGTACGACCAGAAAGCAAGGGAACGATCTTTTCAGCCTGGTGATTGTGTGCTGGCATTGTTACCTGTACATGGTAGTCCACTGGAAGCCAGATACTGTGGTCCCTACACTGTGTTGGAGAAGAGTAATGATGTTAGCTATATTATTAGTACTCCAGAAAGGAGGAAATCCAGGCGTCTCTGCCACATTAATATGCTGAAACGCTACCATTGTCAATCTGATTTAGAGGAGAAGCCTACAGCATTAACTACAGTAATTCAGCAGGAGCAAGTGGTAGAGCCCGACACCAATGGAGAGGTGATGAGGTTGAGTAACTCTGAGATACTGACTAACCTGGATGAGAAGTTGAAACACCTGTCACCTCCAGAGAAGACACAGATAGAGTCCCTCTTACATGAGTTTATGGCAATTTTCCCCGATGCCCCAGGAATAACCACAGCAGCTGTACATGCTGTGGATGTGGGTGAAGCGGTGCCTATCAAACAGCACCCCTATCGTGTGAACCCTGTTAAACGTGACTACATACGTAAGGAGATGGCATACATGATGGAGCATGGAATCGTGGAGCCTAGCCAAAGTCCATGGAGCTCCCCATGTGTGTTAGTACCTAAGGCTGATGGGACTTGGAGATTCTGTACTGACTTTAGGAAAGCTAACAATGTGACTAAATCTGATTGTTTTCCTTTGCCGAGGATTGAGGACTGCATCGATCGGATTGGCAGTTCACAATTTGTGAGCAAATTTGATTTGCTCAAGGGATACTGGCAAGTTCCGCTAAGTGAGCGAGCTAAGGCAATATATCTGCTTTCGCAACGTCTGATGGCTTGTACCA ATGGTTGTGCAGCTTATCTAGATGTCATGGTGTTCAGCCATTCTTGGGAGCAGCACGTTGATCAATTACGTAGTTTTCTCCATCGGTTGCAGAAG GACAAAGGTCAGGTTGCCCCAGTGTCTACTAAGATTGAAGCTATTACCAGATTTCCAGTACCTGCTAATAAGAAAGACTTAATGAGGTTTCTGGGGATGGCTGGTTATTACCGGAAATTTTGTCATCATTTCTCATCGATTGCTGAACCTTTGACTGCACTTCTGAAGGCTGGAGTGAACTTTGTTTGGACAGACAGGTGTCAAGATGCTTTTGAGAGAATCAA TTCAATCTATGTGGATGCTAGTGACATTGGATTGGGAGCAGTGTTGTTGCAGGAAGATGTAGAAGGTCAAGATCACCCCATCTGTTTCTTTTCAAGGAAGTTCAATTGTCACCAACGTAACTACTGtacaagtgaaaaggaaactttGGCCCTGATCCTCTCCCTTCAACACTTTGAGGTCTACTTAAGCTCGACAGTAGCACCTGTGCTGGTTTTTACCGACTACATCCAGCAAATGAAAGATCGTAATCAGAAGTTGTTACGTTGGAGTTTGTTCCTTCAAAAGTTCCAGTTAGAGATTCGTCATGTCAAAGGGAAGAACAATGTTGTGGCTGATGCCTTGTCTAGAGCTATGTGA